The following is a genomic window from Treponema pallidum subsp. pallidum str. Nichols.
AGCGCTTTTGCCTCGCGTAGGAGGGAGAGCTGTTCGTCTTTGTTGTGGGGTGCGGGGTAAACGCCGAGCACTTTGACGCGGTAAGCGCTTCCTTTAAGCTTCTGTCCTATTTTCAGCAACGGGCGTAGGTTCCACCCTCCGTCCAACGCGCATACAACTACGGGGAGTGGGAGCCGTGCCGTGAGCGCACGGAAGCCTGCGGCGTGGAAGATGCGCAGGGCGCCGTTTCTTGATCGTGTCCCTTCAGGGAAGATCACAGGGAGCCATCGCTCTCGCATGACGTGGTGTGTAAACGTTTCGAGCGCTTGCATCGCCTGTGCTCCTGACTGATGCCGGTCTACCAGGCAGTGCCGACCGCTTTTGAGCATGGTGGACACAAGGGGGACGAAGCGCGCGAGCTCTCGCTTTGCTACGAAGCGCAACCTCGGCGCATCAATATAGCCAAAGTAACGCATGAGTGCAGGGGTGTCTAGCACACTTTGATGATTTGAGACTACAAGGTACTGCGTGGGCAGGTGCTCAGCGTGGGTGTAGTCGCTGTAAAACTTAAGTCTTCCGTAGGTATGTAGAACGGCAAAGATAGTCCGTGCACCCCAGGTGGATACCGCGTGATTAACCCATCTGCATCCCGGGCGGTACAGTGCGTAGCAGAGGGTGTTTGCAACTGCCAGCGGTGCAAGAACAGCGATACTTACGACGATGGAGAGAATTCCGCACATGAGGGCGCTCCTTCTGCGTTGGTTGACCACCGCACAGGGGAGCATTATGCCATAAAGCGCGCGTGCGCGCCT
Proteins encoded in this region:
- a CDS encoding lysophospholipid acyltransferase family protein, with translation MCGILSIVVSIAVLAPLAVANTLCYALYRPGCRWVNHAVSTWGARTIFAVLHTYGRLKFYSDYTHAEHLPTQYLVVSNHQSVLDTPALMRYFGYIDAPRLRFVAKRELARFVPLVSTMLKSGRHCLVDRHQSGAQAMQALETFTHHVMRERWLPVIFPEGTRSRNGALRIFHAAGFRALTARLPLPVVVCALDGGWNLRPLLKIGQKLKGSAYRVKVLGVYPAPHNKDEQLSLLREAKALIQAQLDVWRSETTCPQDECLTRASKDS